From the genome of Phytohabitans rumicis, one region includes:
- the yjfF gene encoding galactofuranose ABC transporter, permease protein YjfF, producing MTTFSDVRARLYRGPQRKYVPVLATLALFALMYGLGAAQYEAFGDAQVVLNVFIDNGFLLVVAVGMTFVILTGGIDLSVGAVVALTTMVSASLLQNQNWPAFLVLPLVLFMGSLLGFGMGCIIHYFDIQPFIVTLAGMFLARGLCYTIGTSSIPITDPFWVKMAESKIRFGEYRISPSVVVALVVVLIAAFVLAYTRLGRNTYAIGGNPRSALLMGLPVARTKIAVYTISGFCSALGGVLLSFYMLSGYGQHAVGMELDAIAAVVIGGTLLTGGSGYVLGTVLGVLVLGLIQTLISFDGRLSSWWTKIFIGALLFVFILLQRLISPRKG from the coding sequence ATGACCACCTTCAGCGACGTACGGGCCCGGCTCTACCGGGGACCCCAGCGCAAGTATGTGCCGGTCCTCGCGACCCTCGCCCTCTTCGCCCTGATGTACGGCCTCGGCGCCGCCCAGTACGAGGCGTTCGGCGACGCCCAGGTCGTCCTCAACGTGTTCATCGACAACGGGTTCCTGCTCGTCGTCGCGGTCGGCATGACGTTCGTGATTCTGACCGGCGGCATCGACCTCTCGGTGGGCGCGGTCGTCGCGCTCACCACGATGGTGTCCGCCTCGCTGCTTCAGAATCAGAACTGGCCGGCGTTCCTGGTGCTGCCGCTGGTGCTCTTCATGGGCTCGTTGCTCGGCTTCGGGATGGGCTGCATCATCCACTACTTCGACATCCAGCCGTTCATCGTGACGCTCGCCGGGATGTTCCTCGCCCGGGGCCTGTGCTACACGATCGGCACCTCCTCGATCCCGATCACCGACCCGTTCTGGGTCAAGATGGCCGAGTCGAAGATTCGCTTCGGCGAGTACCGCATCTCGCCGAGCGTCGTCGTCGCGCTTGTCGTGGTGCTCATCGCCGCGTTCGTGCTGGCGTACACCCGGCTCGGCCGCAACACGTACGCGATCGGCGGCAACCCCCGCTCGGCGCTGCTGATGGGCCTCCCGGTGGCCCGCACCAAGATCGCGGTTTACACCATCAGCGGGTTCTGCTCCGCCCTCGGCGGCGTGCTGCTCAGCTTCTACATGCTTTCCGGGTACGGCCAGCACGCGGTGGGCATGGAGCTCGACGCGATCGCCGCGGTCGTGATCGGCGGCACGCTACTGACCGGCGGCTCAGGCTACGTGCTGGGCACCGTGCTCGGCGTGCTGGTGCTCGGTCTGATCCAGACGCTGATCTCCTTCGACGGCCGGCTGAGCTCCTGGTGGACCAAGATCTTCATCGGCGCCCTGCTCTTCGTCTTCATCCTGCTGCAACGCCTCATCTCTCCGCGTAAGGGCTGA
- a CDS encoding hemolysin family protein → MSTTWALLLSLLLLALNGFFVAAEFALVGSKRYRLEQAAASGNRAARAALDGTRELSVMLAGAQLGITLCTLGLGALAEPAIEHVLGPALHAVGLPDTASHVIAFLVALFVVGFMHLVVGEMAPKSWAITDPERSALLLALPFRAFARLTRPALVLFNGLANAVLRLAKVEPQDHLAHVHGPEELRILLEQSREHGTLAADQEQLLSSMLQLQRTTVADVMTPADRLVTVAPGDSAERIEAVSRSCGRSRLAVADSGLVGLVHVRDAVRATTFGRPATAAELMAPPFTLPGTATVTEAVAAMRADRAQFALVRDGAATVGFVALEDLLEEVIGEFDDETDAVPRGRRMR, encoded by the coding sequence GTGAGCACCACCTGGGCCCTGCTGTTGTCGCTCCTGCTGCTGGCGCTGAACGGCTTCTTCGTGGCGGCCGAGTTCGCGCTCGTGGGCAGCAAGCGCTACCGGTTGGAGCAGGCGGCGGCGTCCGGAAACCGGGCGGCGCGGGCGGCCCTCGACGGCACCCGCGAGCTGTCCGTGATGCTGGCCGGCGCGCAGCTCGGCATCACGCTGTGCACGCTGGGTCTCGGCGCGCTCGCCGAACCCGCCATCGAGCACGTGCTGGGGCCGGCGCTGCACGCGGTCGGCCTGCCGGACACGGCGAGCCACGTCATCGCGTTCCTGGTGGCGCTCTTCGTTGTCGGGTTCATGCACCTCGTCGTCGGCGAGATGGCGCCCAAGTCGTGGGCCATCACCGATCCGGAGCGTTCGGCGCTGCTGCTGGCGTTGCCGTTCCGCGCGTTCGCGCGGCTGACCCGGCCGGCGCTCGTCCTCTTCAACGGCCTCGCCAACGCCGTGCTGCGACTGGCCAAAGTGGAGCCGCAGGACCACCTCGCGCACGTGCACGGGCCGGAGGAGTTGCGCATCCTGCTGGAGCAGTCGCGCGAGCACGGCACGCTGGCCGCCGACCAGGAGCAGTTGCTGTCCAGCATGCTCCAGTTGCAGCGCACCACGGTGGCCGACGTGATGACGCCGGCCGACCGGCTCGTCACGGTCGCGCCCGGCGACAGCGCGGAGCGGATCGAGGCGGTGTCGCGCTCCTGCGGGCGGTCCCGGCTGGCCGTGGCGGATTCCGGCCTGGTGGGCCTGGTCCATGTGCGGGACGCTGTACGGGCGACCACGTTCGGGCGACCGGCGACCGCGGCCGAGTTGATGGCGCCGCCGTTCACCCTGCCGGGCACGGCGACGGTCACCGAGGCGGTCGCGGCGATGCGGGCCGACCGGGCGCAGTTCGCCCTGGTCCGCGACGGCGCGGCCACGGTCGGGTTCGTAGCCCTGGAGGACCTGCTCGAAGAGGTCATCGGCGAGTTCGACGACGAGACGGATGCCGTGCCGCGAGGCCGGCGGATGCGATAG
- a CDS encoding RNA polymerase sigma factor, whose product MNAPPEADRDVRRADDLAVLVESRADPERFEALFDRYYPEIHRYARGRLGAAAADDVASETFLIGFRGRRDFDGGPSGGHVRAWLYGIATNLIRRHHRDEERRFNAMVRVPADPVDAGHDERVVVRLSAERIRGELAAALAELPARDRDVLLLMALGGLDHHEIAAALDIPYGTVCSRLNRVRRKVRAALGVDPTLPD is encoded by the coding sequence GTGAACGCGCCGCCGGAGGCTGACCGGGACGTCCGGCGCGCCGACGACCTCGCCGTCCTGGTCGAGTCGCGCGCGGACCCGGAACGCTTCGAGGCGCTCTTCGACCGCTACTACCCGGAGATCCACCGGTACGCCCGCGGCCGCCTCGGTGCCGCCGCGGCCGACGACGTGGCGTCGGAGACGTTCCTCATCGGCTTTCGCGGGCGGCGAGACTTCGACGGCGGGCCGTCGGGCGGGCACGTCCGCGCCTGGCTGTACGGCATCGCCACGAACCTCATCCGCCGGCACCACCGCGACGAGGAACGCCGCTTCAACGCGATGGTCCGCGTCCCCGCCGACCCGGTCGACGCCGGGCACGACGAGCGCGTGGTCGTCCGCCTCAGCGCGGAGCGCATCCGCGGCGAGCTGGCCGCCGCCCTCGCCGAGCTGCCCGCACGCGACCGGGACGTCCTGCTGCTCATGGCGCTCGGCGGGCTCGACCACCACGAGATCGCCGCCGCGCTCGACATCCCCTACGGCACCGTCTGCTCCCGCCTCAACCGCGTACGCCGCAAGGTCCGTGCCGCGCTGGGCGTCGACCCCACCCTCCCCGACTGA
- a CDS encoding alpha-L-arabinofuranosidase C-terminal domain-containing protein has product MRKDLAQSIAALHPKFLRFPGGCVTNVGNYAPFPDRRRIYRWKETVGPVEQRPTNFNFWGYNQSYGIGYFEYFQFAEDVGAEALPVVSVGVNGCNENRPLAEDQLAPWVQDTLDLIEFANGSVKTQWGAVRAAMGHPKPFGLEYIGLGNEEIYPEFYRNYPHFARAIEAAYPNIKIVTNSGQTSAGAIFDRGWEFAREQGADLVDEHYYNSPEWFLTNNHRYDGYDRTGPKVFLGEYASRGNTFYNALAEASFLTGIERNSDVVDLASYAPLLANVDYVDWTPDLIWFDNDQVYGSTSYYVQKLFADNVGDAVLPSGYSGGSVPGPPDIAGGVGLATWNTQAAYDDVKVTAADGSVLLADDFSAGASAWTPQTGAWSVQDGAYVQTSGATDARTTAGSADWSNYTLEATARKTGGAEGFLVMFGVQDTGNHYWWNLGGWGNTTSAIEKAAGGGKATIATSSHTIETGRTYHLKITVSGRKITTYLDGVKVNDFVDGAVEPLYQVVTRDKRTGDVVLKVVNARATAARATVALDGVRVHRTGTVTSYTAKSLTDTNSLTEPRKAVPVTYPQPGLGTRFEYDFPAYSVTFIRLPG; this is encoded by the coding sequence ATGCGCAAGGACCTCGCACAGAGCATCGCCGCATTGCACCCCAAGTTCCTCCGCTTCCCCGGCGGGTGCGTCACGAACGTCGGCAACTACGCGCCGTTCCCCGACCGCCGGCGCATCTACCGGTGGAAGGAGACGGTCGGCCCGGTCGAGCAGCGGCCCACCAACTTCAACTTCTGGGGCTACAACCAGTCGTACGGCATCGGGTACTTCGAGTACTTCCAGTTCGCGGAGGACGTCGGCGCCGAGGCGCTGCCGGTGGTCTCGGTCGGCGTCAACGGCTGCAACGAGAACCGTCCGCTGGCCGAGGACCAGCTCGCCCCGTGGGTACAGGACACATTGGACCTCATCGAGTTCGCCAACGGCTCGGTGAAGACCCAGTGGGGCGCGGTACGGGCCGCGATGGGGCACCCGAAGCCGTTCGGACTGGAGTACATCGGGCTCGGCAACGAGGAGATCTACCCGGAGTTCTACCGCAACTACCCGCACTTCGCGCGGGCGATCGAGGCAGCGTACCCGAACATCAAGATCGTGACGAACAGCGGGCAGACGTCGGCCGGCGCCATCTTCGACCGCGGCTGGGAGTTCGCCCGCGAGCAGGGCGCCGACCTGGTCGACGAGCACTACTACAACAGCCCGGAGTGGTTCCTCACCAACAACCACCGGTACGACGGGTACGACCGCACCGGGCCGAAGGTGTTCCTTGGCGAGTACGCCTCGCGCGGCAACACCTTCTACAACGCGCTCGCCGAGGCGTCGTTCCTCACCGGCATCGAGCGCAACTCCGACGTGGTGGACCTGGCGTCGTACGCGCCCCTGCTGGCCAATGTGGACTACGTGGACTGGACGCCGGACCTGATCTGGTTCGACAACGACCAGGTGTACGGCTCGACGAGCTACTACGTGCAGAAGCTCTTCGCCGACAACGTGGGTGACGCGGTGCTGCCGAGCGGCTACTCCGGCGGCTCGGTGCCGGGGCCGCCCGACATCGCCGGCGGCGTGGGCCTCGCCACCTGGAACACGCAGGCCGCGTACGACGACGTGAAGGTGACCGCCGCGGACGGCAGCGTGCTCCTCGCGGACGACTTCTCCGCCGGGGCGTCCGCGTGGACGCCGCAGACCGGCGCCTGGTCCGTCCAGGATGGAGCGTACGTGCAGACGTCCGGCGCCACCGACGCGCGCACGACGGCGGGCAGCGCGGACTGGTCCAACTACACGCTGGAGGCGACCGCCCGCAAGACGGGTGGGGCCGAGGGCTTCCTGGTGATGTTCGGCGTCCAGGACACCGGTAACCACTACTGGTGGAACCTCGGCGGGTGGGGCAACACCACGTCCGCCATCGAGAAGGCGGCGGGCGGCGGCAAGGCGACGATCGCGACGAGCTCGCACACGATCGAGACCGGGCGCACGTACCACCTCAAGATCACGGTAAGCGGCCGGAAGATCACGACGTACCTCGACGGCGTCAAGGTCAACGACTTCGTCGACGGCGCCGTCGAGCCGCTCTACCAGGTGGTGACCCGCGACAAGCGCACCGGCGACGTGGTGCTCAAGGTGGTCAACGCCCGCGCCACGGCCGCCCGCGCCACGGTGGCCCTCGACGGGGTGCGGGTGCACCGCACCGGCACCGTCACGTCGTACACGGCCAAGTCGCTGACCGACACGAACTCGCTGACCGAACCGAGGAAGGCCGTCCCCGTCACCTATCCGCAGCCCGGGTTGGGCACCCGCTTCGAGTACGACTTCCCGGCGTACTCGGTGACGTTCATCCGCTTGCCCGGCTGA
- a CDS encoding type II toxin-antitoxin system VapC family toxin, which produces MIVVDTGPLVAAINAKDAHHESCAALLRSHPGPLMVPAPVITEVFWLLESTQGPQAEAAFLDAVARSELDVVAITALDAYRMAELVRRYADLPLGAVDASVVTVAERLRVTEIATLDRRHFTVVRPAHVEAFTLLPEPT; this is translated from the coding sequence GTGATCGTCGTTGACACCGGCCCGCTGGTCGCGGCCATCAACGCGAAGGATGCGCATCACGAGTCATGCGCCGCGCTGCTGCGCTCGCATCCCGGCCCGCTGATGGTGCCCGCACCGGTTATCACCGAGGTGTTCTGGCTGTTGGAGAGCACGCAGGGACCACAAGCCGAGGCGGCCTTTCTGGACGCCGTCGCGCGCAGCGAACTGGATGTGGTTGCCATAACGGCGCTCGACGCATATCGCATGGCCGAACTCGTGCGCCGCTATGCCGACCTGCCTCTCGGGGCGGTGGACGCCTCAGTCGTCACCGTCGCGGAGCGACTCCGCGTTACCGAGATCGCCACCCTGGACCGGCGGCACTTCACTGTCGTGCGGCCAGCCCACGTCGAGGCATTCACACTGCTCCCGGAGCCGACCTAA
- a CDS encoding RBBP9/YdeN family alpha/beta hydrolase encodes MTRVLLVPGRSPAGPDHWMTLWAQDHPEYVWVRRRTTPDTDLDDRVAALDAAVNAAAEPAILVATSLGCLTVARWAASHETRPVRAALLTVPPDVPEWAEPFQPLPFRSIVVGSRNDEHMSFERAQAYAAGWGAEFVDAGDVGHLNTASGHGPWPLGDQLLVRLE; translated from the coding sequence ATGACCCGTGTGCTGCTGGTGCCCGGCCGGAGTCCGGCCGGGCCCGACCACTGGATGACGCTGTGGGCGCAGGACCATCCCGAGTACGTGTGGGTGCGCCGCCGCACGACGCCGGACACCGACCTGGACGACCGGGTCGCCGCGCTCGACGCCGCCGTCAACGCGGCCGCCGAGCCGGCGATCCTGGTCGCGACGTCGCTGGGCTGCCTCACGGTGGCACGCTGGGCCGCGTCGCACGAGACCCGCCCGGTGCGGGCGGCCCTCCTGACCGTCCCGCCCGACGTGCCCGAGTGGGCGGAACCCTTCCAGCCGCTGCCGTTCCGGAGCATCGTGGTCGGCAGCCGCAACGACGAGCACATGTCCTTCGAGCGCGCCCAGGCGTACGCGGCCGGTTGGGGCGCCGAGTTCGTCGACGCCGGCGACGTCGGCCACCTGAACACCGCCAGCGGCCACGGCCCCTGGCCACTCGGCGACCAACTCCTCGTCCGTTTGGAGTAA
- a CDS encoding sporulation protein, which translates to MVFKKLLGAFGVGGPSVDTVLANPNTRPGLTLDGQIHILGGDHAVNIDQVALGLVTRVEVEGGDASYDSTVEFHRIAVAGAFPLGAGERKDIPFSFPVPWEAPVTDVYGQRLRGMTMGLRTELAVARAVDKGDLDAVHVHPLPAQERILDAFNGLGFRFKSADLERGRIHGVNQTLPFYQEIEFWPAPQYAGAINEVELTFVADQRGVEVILEFDKRGGLFAGGHDAFGRFRVEHATVDQTDWASVVDGWVRQASDRYSAFRSSHGTHGGHHGHGRGMGAGAVIAGAGAGLLGGMVLGEAMEDVFEGDFGDFGE; encoded by the coding sequence ATGGTTTTCAAGAAGTTGTTGGGTGCCTTCGGCGTCGGCGGGCCGTCCGTCGACACCGTGCTGGCCAACCCCAACACGCGACCGGGCCTGACCCTGGACGGGCAGATCCACATCCTGGGCGGCGACCACGCGGTCAACATCGACCAGGTCGCGCTCGGGCTGGTCACCCGGGTCGAGGTGGAGGGCGGCGACGCGTCGTACGACTCCACGGTGGAGTTTCACCGGATCGCCGTGGCGGGCGCGTTCCCGCTGGGCGCGGGGGAGCGCAAGGACATCCCGTTCAGCTTCCCGGTGCCGTGGGAGGCGCCGGTCACCGACGTGTACGGCCAGCGCCTGCGCGGGATGACGATGGGCCTGCGCACCGAGCTGGCGGTGGCCCGCGCGGTCGACAAGGGCGACCTGGACGCGGTGCACGTGCACCCGCTGCCGGCCCAGGAGCGGATCCTGGACGCGTTCAACGGGCTCGGCTTCCGCTTCAAGAGCGCCGACCTGGAGCGCGGCCGGATCCACGGGGTCAACCAGACGCTGCCGTTCTACCAGGAGATCGAGTTCTGGCCGGCCCCGCAGTACGCGGGCGCCATCAACGAGGTCGAGCTGACGTTCGTGGCCGACCAGCGGGGCGTCGAGGTGATCCTGGAGTTCGACAAGCGGGGTGGCCTGTTCGCCGGCGGGCACGACGCGTTCGGGCGCTTCCGGGTCGAGCACGCCACGGTCGACCAGACCGACTGGGCGTCCGTCGTCGACGGCTGGGTACGCCAGGCGAGCGACCGCTACTCCGCGTTCCGCTCGTCGCACGGCACGCACGGCGGCCACCACGGCCACGGGCGGGGCATGGGCGCCGGGGCCGTGATCGCGGGCGCGGGCGCCGGGCTGCTCGGCGGGATGGTGCTCGGCGAGGCCATGGAAGACGTCTTCGAGGGCGACTTCGGCGACTTCGGGGAGTAG
- a CDS encoding LLM class F420-dependent oxidoreductase, whose product MRLCIFTEPQEGASHDDLRRVAQRAEECGFDGFFRSDHFLAMSGDGLPGPTDAWLTIAALAVQTSRIRLGTLVTSATFRLPGPLAIAVAQADQMSGGRVELGLGAGWFEAEHTAYGIPFPPVGERFDRLTEQLAIVTGLWGTPVGERFTFHGRHYDLIDSPALPKPVQTPGPPIIVGGAGPKRTPALAARYADEYNVPFRALDETRQAYERVTAACEAAGREAPIVFSAAQTVACGRTTAEAKSRAERLSLTPGIYGTPAEVVDQIGRYAEAGATRFFLQILDLSDLDHLDLLAGEVAPQLP is encoded by the coding sequence ATGCGGCTGTGTATCTTCACGGAACCCCAGGAAGGCGCCTCGCACGACGATCTGCGGCGGGTCGCCCAGCGCGCCGAAGAGTGCGGGTTCGACGGGTTCTTCCGTTCGGACCACTTTCTGGCGATGTCCGGTGACGGGTTGCCCGGCCCCACCGACGCCTGGCTGACGATCGCCGCGCTCGCGGTGCAGACCAGCCGGATCCGGCTGGGCACGCTGGTCACGTCGGCGACGTTCCGGCTGCCCGGGCCGCTGGCGATCGCCGTGGCGCAGGCCGACCAGATGAGCGGCGGCCGGGTCGAGCTTGGCCTTGGCGCCGGCTGGTTCGAGGCCGAGCACACCGCGTACGGCATCCCGTTTCCGCCGGTCGGGGAGCGCTTCGACCGGCTGACCGAGCAGCTGGCCATCGTGACCGGCCTCTGGGGCACACCGGTGGGGGAGCGGTTCACCTTCCACGGCCGCCACTACGACCTGATCGACTCGCCGGCGCTGCCCAAGCCGGTGCAGACGCCCGGCCCGCCGATCATCGTCGGGGGCGCCGGCCCCAAGCGGACGCCCGCCCTGGCCGCCCGGTACGCCGACGAGTACAACGTGCCGTTCCGCGCGCTGGACGAGACGCGCCAGGCGTACGAGCGGGTCACCGCCGCCTGCGAGGCCGCCGGCCGGGAGGCGCCCATCGTGTTCTCCGCCGCCCAGACCGTCGCATGTGGACGTACGACGGCCGAGGCAAAGTCCCGCGCCGAGCGGCTCAGCCTGACGCCCGGCATCTACGGCACGCCTGCCGAGGTGGTCGACCAGATCGGCCGGTACGCCGAGGCCGGCGCGACCCGGTTCTTCCTGCAGATCCTCGACCTGTCCGACCTGGACCACCTGGACCTGCTCGCCGGGGAGGTCGCACCGCAGCTGCCGTGA
- a CDS encoding cation:proton antiporter: MHIGDALVALGGAFLAAAVLARLGARIGLPTIPLFMLAGVVFGPHTPGIALVENPDDLALVAALGLVFLLFYLGLEFHTDDLVAGGRRMLAAGLGYLALNIGGGLALGFALGWGAREALVIAGVVGISSSAIVTKLLLETGRMRNRESRLILGVIVIEDIFLALYLAILQPVLGNASGAAEVALDLAKAFAFLIVLAALARWGARAAGRLLRVFNDELLVVFFVGLAVLSAGVAEELGVSDAIGAFMIGLVLGGSTAAERVRTLVRPLRDGFAAIFFFTFGLTIDPGDIGPVLVPIAVAVAATVLLNIAAGALAARLHGYGRQEAANIGLTVLTRGEFSLILGSLAVAAGLDSRIAPFVAGYVLILAVIGPLAVLRSERLAALFPKPVSQETSSLSR, from the coding sequence ATGCATATCGGAGACGCACTTGTCGCCCTGGGTGGGGCGTTCCTGGCGGCAGCCGTACTCGCTCGCCTCGGCGCGCGGATCGGCCTGCCCACCATTCCTCTCTTCATGCTCGCCGGGGTGGTGTTCGGGCCGCACACGCCCGGCATCGCGCTCGTCGAGAACCCCGACGACCTGGCCCTGGTCGCCGCGCTGGGCCTGGTCTTCCTGCTCTTCTACCTCGGTCTGGAGTTTCACACCGACGACCTGGTCGCGGGCGGGCGGCGGATGCTTGCCGCCGGCCTCGGCTACCTCGCGCTCAACATCGGCGGCGGGCTGGCGCTGGGGTTCGCGCTGGGCTGGGGCGCCCGCGAGGCGCTCGTGATCGCCGGCGTGGTCGGCATCTCCTCGTCGGCGATCGTCACGAAGCTGCTGCTCGAGACCGGACGCATGCGCAATCGGGAGTCCCGGCTCATCCTCGGCGTCATCGTGATCGAGGACATCTTCCTGGCGCTCTATCTGGCCATCCTGCAGCCGGTGCTGGGCAACGCCAGCGGTGCGGCTGAGGTGGCGCTCGACCTCGCCAAGGCGTTCGCGTTCCTGATCGTGCTCGCCGCGCTGGCCCGCTGGGGTGCCCGCGCCGCCGGCCGCCTGCTGCGGGTCTTCAACGACGAACTGCTGGTGGTCTTCTTCGTCGGGCTCGCGGTGCTGTCCGCGGGCGTCGCCGAGGAGCTGGGCGTGTCGGATGCGATCGGGGCGTTCATGATCGGGTTGGTCCTGGGCGGCTCGACGGCCGCCGAGCGGGTCCGCACGCTCGTGCGGCCGCTGCGGGACGGGTTCGCCGCGATCTTCTTCTTCACCTTCGGGCTGACCATCGACCCCGGCGACATCGGCCCGGTGCTGGTGCCGATCGCGGTGGCGGTGGCCGCCACCGTGCTGCTCAACATCGCCGCCGGCGCGCTTGCCGCGCGTTTGCACGGGTACGGCCGGCAGGAGGCGGCCAACATCGGCCTGACCGTGCTGACCCGGGGCGAGTTCTCGCTGATCCTCGGTTCGCTGGCGGTCGCCGCGGGGCTGGATTCGCGGATCGCCCCGTTCGTGGCCGGCTACGTGTTGATCCTCGCTGTGATCGGGCCGTTGGCCGTGCTGCGGTCGGAGCGGCTCGCCGCGCTGTTCCCCAAGCCTGTCTCACAGGAAACGTCCAGCTTATCTCGATAG
- a CDS encoding CU044_5270 family protein yields MDDLNMIRAVLSVDPETDSQAAARARLRQEIQASRTATRAPRSAWAILRWPLAGTGLVATAAAVAMVVGLGGPAPSTDQGPPGAQVTTAAPANAQEFLLAAATQAEKEPATSGRYWHVRWLMKTPERRSGPSGTPTDFRWRIVDQWEAADPRDGNWWGTLEYKDGKQVRATDFDKTDFGGFGAEAEFSLAEVRQLPTEPQALRTVLEAKARKLGSDVGHLTPDGTEGYVFEASAGLLARSPASPPQRAAAYRLLATLKNVRIARIATDSQGRTGVCIVREGSKEVTQLIVDPKSYQILTILTNPQPGARARPIQADGEMLTTIREWTDETPTAPTFP; encoded by the coding sequence ATGGATGACCTCAACATGATCCGCGCGGTCCTCTCGGTGGACCCCGAAACCGACAGCCAGGCCGCCGCCCGCGCGCGCCTGCGGCAAGAGATCCAGGCTTCGCGTACGGCCACGCGCGCCCCCCGATCGGCCTGGGCGATCCTCCGCTGGCCCCTGGCCGGCACCGGGCTGGTCGCCACCGCCGCGGCCGTCGCGATGGTCGTCGGCCTGGGCGGACCGGCGCCGTCGACGGACCAGGGCCCGCCCGGTGCGCAGGTGACGACCGCGGCACCGGCCAACGCCCAGGAGTTCCTCCTAGCCGCCGCGACCCAGGCCGAGAAGGAGCCGGCCACGTCCGGCCGGTACTGGCACGTGCGCTGGCTGATGAAGACCCCGGAGAGGCGGAGCGGGCCCTCCGGAACGCCCACCGACTTTCGCTGGCGGATCGTCGACCAGTGGGAGGCGGCCGATCCACGGGACGGCAACTGGTGGGGAACCCTGGAGTACAAGGACGGCAAGCAGGTCCGCGCCACCGATTTCGACAAGACGGACTTCGGCGGCTTCGGTGCCGAGGCCGAGTTCAGCCTCGCCGAGGTACGCCAGCTGCCCACGGAGCCGCAGGCGCTGCGGACCGTCCTGGAGGCGAAGGCGCGGAAACTGGGCAGCGACGTCGGCCACCTGACCCCGGACGGGACCGAAGGGTACGTGTTCGAGGCGAGCGCCGGCCTGCTCGCCCGATCGCCCGCGTCGCCGCCCCAGCGCGCCGCCGCGTACCGGCTGCTGGCGACCCTGAAGAACGTGCGGATCGCGCGGATCGCCACCGACAGCCAGGGCCGGACCGGGGTCTGCATCGTCCGCGAGGGCAGCAAGGAGGTGACCCAGCTGATCGTCGACCCGAAGTCGTACCAGATCTTGACCATCCTCACGAACCCCCAGCCGGGTGCGCGCGCCCGCCCCATCCAGGCGGACGGGGAGATGCTCACCACCATCCGCGAATGGACCGACGAGACACCCACCGCGCCGACGTTCCCGTAG